Proteins encoded within one genomic window of Scheffersomyces stipitis CBS 6054 chromosome 3, complete sequence:
- a CDS encoding predicted protein, producing the protein MRAMDSDLQGSDLAPVVSSSSSNHYYNSNNIKLKNFQSIGTKRIRKKLSTSWKNIVHDIENPFWLQNLAPNQDYSYNPYRDREYCFSDTNPARAECYTDQNNEHIFANKIDEEAYYLFHDDPPTKRIPLQSLDNQSNNSNPIFNVYEDPDKYEQWSRYRTTTANSEKEDFLHNYYKQPDLSSSSYDYRRKSMYSCDEDEDVTNFKSFKIHNVAGIFSDSDISDFSILQATQHAEAYSRAKPATKDDTNDTDKTTLFDVENVSFESSLSLNFEFDKDHIPMSTISMK; encoded by the coding sequence ATGAGAGCTATGGACAGTGATTTACAAGGATCGGACCTTGCCCCGGTTGTTTCTAGTagctcttcaaatcattACTACAATTCAAACAATAttaagttgaaaaattttcaatcaATTGGAACTAaaagaatcagaaagaagCTATCTACTTCCTGGAAGAATATTGTCCATGATATTGAAAACCCGTTTTGGTTACAGAACTTGGCGCCGAATCAAGATTATTCTTATAACCCATACAGAGATAGAGAGTATTGTTTTCTGGATACAAATCCCGCTCGTGCTGAATGCTACACCGATCAAAATAATGAACACATATTTGCCAACAAGATAGACGAAGAGGCTTATTATCTCTTTCATGATGACCCTCCTACTAAAAGAATTCCACTTCAAAGCTTAGACAATCAGTCCAACAATTCTAATCCAATTTTTAACGTTTATGAAGATCCAGACAAGTATGAACAATGGAGTCGATATAGGACTACTACTGCGAATTCGGAAAAGGAAGACTTTCTTCATAATTATTACAAGCAGCCAGACCTTCTGAGCTCAAGCTATGactatagaagaaaatccaTGTATTCATgtgacgaagatgaagatgtgaccaacttcaaactGTTCAAAATACATAATGTTGCTGGAATTTTCAGCGATAGTGACATatctgatttttcaattctacaagCTACCCAACATGCAGAAGCATATTCCCGAGCTAAACCGGCAACCAAAGACGATACGAATGATACAGACAAAACCACGCTCTTTGATGTTGAGAACGTTTCGTTCGAGCTGAGTCTTTCTCtcaattttgaatttgataaAGACCATATTCCAATGAGCACGATATCgatgaaatga
- a CDS encoding acyl-coA-binding protein (go_function acyl-CoA binding): MPSQEFTDKANAVQNLSKRPNDDELLKLYGLYKQATVGDNTTDKPGIFDLKGKYKWQAWKDLEGTSQEEAEQSYIELATSLIEKYDS, encoded by the exons atgcCATCTCAGGAATTCACTGACAAA GCCAACGCCGTCCAAAACTTATCTAAGCGTCCTAATGACGACGAattattgaagttgtacgGTTTGTACAAGCAAGCCACCGTTGGCGACAACACCACTGACAAGCCAGGTATCTTTGACCTCAAGGGCAAGTACAAGTGGCAAGCTTGGAAGGACTTGGAAGGTACctctcaagaagaagccgaGCAGAGCTACATTGAATTGgctacttctttgattgaAAAGTACGACAGTTAG
- a CDS encoding response regulator receiver (go_function protein kinase activity; ATP binding; two-component response regulator activity; DNA binding~go_process protein amino acid phosphorylation; two-component signal transduction system (phosphorelay); regulation of transcription, DNA-dependent) → MDSDASEENGLFHQPLFQLSMHNLRDIERSVSPCEITRSNNSSILRSNERQPSPLSKSPDPIGDYPSLVNTIEEQIDLRLASSNNPTIVMELDLDGKVRYLSKNWEFIIGTTIKKIVDNPISKIIIGNSPEDLSVFNNAIDKMIVDDCSYKVKFLTATNTTVSQHADDGGSNLTPHNSMEDVKDVLIPTTDYVPKEEHGDADDASIVDDDTSSTISSKLSNNGDVIELEAQGILIHDAKTRMPTHSMWTIKPFAHLDVELTIPENLINLLGFGSEIFEGYLVNLKELGIIDEDNVPQPKTILCRICERQIPAWFIEKHSDLCVVEHRADEDLQQCHDAISDQRELIIRISESLAQQQLQPLVSPTSSALSSSTSLISNHSTSSSASSSSEESSHSLILEYKGMLLPSVSTGESSPRLANQVLNKNFHARNPMIHTKKFPFGILQRLVELCDEALLINPPTSNESEELQFSPTSEKALNSVMSANYLETSDPAIRSIIEDTQRLISEKVETLSRLISILQYSEKIKKEVDEAVLKTVSQAVFKIKEQTVPQEFNNSISSDKDIDVADQTLSEPILLSPESGVLHSPQPARTTSPSARLFQDAFVEGQFKSITPKDILLRDRPPPVLEHRSSTMTTSSINSSTSSLSIPNPTNGANTSRELLESINNLDLSKKSSENNSSFSSPRRHLSPAPYVEKQNLSSYQRNPNPRFDSTTPSSSPSVNAENTNDSITEKRSNSGGNSFSLQISTSTKGSISSGTKPPLSPLLVSTTPQSKSTGGGIRDYEIIKPISKGAFGSVFLAKRRLTGDYVAIKCLKKRDMIAKNQVLNVRSERAVMMKQSDSAYVAQLYSTFQSKDYLYLVMEYLVGGDCGTLIKTLGTVDVEWSRRYIAEIIVGVNDLHQRGIIHRDLKPDNILIDSEGHLKLTDFGLSRIGVVGRQHRSHRKSSSSETGIEFFRRSITQQSHKDQPHNQSPLANVSGLGLGGDSPLLEFHHKRTSSVTPFSLSPTVEHGKSSVGSLNSPTLTFLENFASNQTPTAAPHRGSSIFKPTGRSGSNSSGIESPILNPILPRTSSESSFAIVDDDFQVSPSSNNGTSITSYALFDPKNEKDTELKKFVGTPDYLAPETIEGLGQGESSDWWSLGCILFEFLYGYTPFHAESPDKVFKNILEGAIDWPTLSEEEDYKFCPPDAKDLIKRLLTLDPTVRLGVNGADEIKQHPFFSVINWDTLFEEKPAFVPVLDDPESTEYFDARGAHLSQFPHEDESDDDKASSVTGQLSIPSMPGSGTRERRGSKLADLTEFGSFQYRNLNVLEKQNKDVINRFKKEHLEHRNSFSSSSSDSIPTGRSRGFSFTGSGGSPFKRPVSPIAAAGGRSSSPSKYTEPTSASPHSMKHERLGSGISNYSSGDEIDTTRASVFPKQVLREFSSSSSDTEDNKSSALLRIRKRRESSRLPSNSVDNGDSLIAKKDVDVLYCEPISVVRHSVTKLLEKAGCIVVSITDGDELIRRATSQVKFDLIFTALRLPKVEAIDAIKLIKYTTGINSSTPVIAVTGFPDEANDSKVFSYVIEKPVELVHIQKCIQKFSNDEAIESDSEK, encoded by the exons ATGGATAGCGACGCCTCCGAAGAGAACGGGCTTTTTCACCAGCCGCTCTTCCAGCTACTGATGCACAATCTCCGCGATATCGAACGTTCGGTATCTCCGTGCGAAATCACCAGAAGcaacaactcttccatACTTCGTTCAAATGAACGACAGCCATCGCCACTTCTGAAATCGCCAGA TCCCATTGGTGACTACCCTAGCCTTGTAAATACCATCGAAGAACAGATCGACTTACGGCTCgcttcttcaaacaacCCCACCATAGTTATGGAGCTCGATCTCGACGGCAAAGTGCGATACTTGAGTAAAAACTGGGAGTTCATAATAGGAACtacaatcaagaaaatcgTTGATAACCCAATCTCCAAGATTATCATCGGAAACAGTCCGGAAGACCTCCTGGTGTTCAACAACGCCATCGACAAGATGATTGTAGATGACTGTAGCTACAAAGTAAAGTTCCTCACTGCAACCAACACCACTGTAAGCCAACATGCCGACGACGGAGGATCAAATCTCACACCTCACAACTCGATGGAAGATGTTAAGGATGTCCTCATACCTACAACAGATTACGTTcccaaagaagaacatggAGATGCAGATGATGCCAGCATTGTAGATGATGATACTTCGAGTACTATAAGCTCGAAGCTCTCGAATAACGGAGACGTAATAGAACTAGAGGCTCAGGGGATTCTCATCCACGACGCCAAGACCAGAATGCCCACTCATTCTATGTGGACTATAAAGCCATTTGCACATTTAGACGTAGAGTTGACGATACCCGAAaatctcatcaacttgCTAGGTTTTGGTTCAGAGATCTTTGAAGGGTATCTTGTAAATCTCAAAGAGTTAGGCATTATAGACGAGGACAATGTTCCCCAACCCAAGACCATTCTCTGTAGAATCTGTGAAAGACAAATCCCCGCCTGGTTCATAGAAAAGCATTCTGATTTATGCGTAGTTGAACATCGGGCAGATGAAGATCTTCAGCAGTGTCATGATGCCATTAGCGATCAGCGTGAATTGATAATACGAATTTCTGAGAGTTTGGCCCAACAGCAGTTGCAACCATTAGTGTCACCTACATCTTCtgctctttcttcatctacttcGCTCATATCCAACCATTCGACTTCGTCCAGcgcttcttcatcttcagaagaaagttcGCATAGTTTGATATTAGAATACAAGGGAATGCTCTTGCCGAGCGTTTCTACTGGAGAGTCTTCTCCCAGACTTGCCAACCAAGTTTTGAATAAAAATTTCCATGCTAGAAATCCCATGATACACACCAAGAAGTTTCCCTTTGGCATTCTACAGAGATTGGTGGAGTTATGTGATGAAGCATTGCTAATCAACCCTCCTACTAGTAACGAGAGCGAGGAGTTGCAGTTCTCACCTACAAGTGAGAAAGCATTGAATTCTGTAATGTCTGCTAACTATCTTGAGACTTCAGATCCGGCTATACGCTCCATAATAGAAGACACACAGCGATTAATAAGTGAAAAGGTGGAGACTCTATCACGTCTCATATCCATCCTACAGTATTctgaaaagatcaaaaagGAGGTAGACGAAGCGGTTCTCAAAACTGTGAGCCAGGCTgttttcaaaatcaaagaacAGACTGTCCCACAGGAATTTAATAACTCCATATCTAGCGACAAAGACATAGATGTTGCTGACCAGACATTATCGGAGCCTATTCTTCTCAGTCCGGAATCAGGAGTGTTACATCTGCCACAACCGGCTAGAACAACAAGTCCGTCTGCTAGGTTGTTTCAAGATGCTTTTGTGGAGGGTCAATTCAAGTCTATCACACCCAAAGACATTCTCTTGCGCGACAGACCTCCTCCAGTATTGGAGCATAGAAGTAGTACGATGACGACAAGTTCCATAAACTCTTCAACCTCCTCCCTTTCCATTCCAAATCCAACCAATGGAGCTAATACTTCACGAGAGCTTCTTGAATCGATTAATAATCTAGACTTGtcgaagaaatcatcagAAAATAACTCGTCGTTTTCCTCTCCTAGAAGACATCTCTCGCCTGCTCCATATGTGGAAAAACAGAATTTGTCATCTTAtcaaagaaatccaaatcCTAGGTTTGATAGTACTACGCCATCGTCTTCTCCATCTGTGAATGCTGAAAATACCAATGATAGCATTACTGAAAAGAGATCAAACTCTGGCGGTAACAgcttttctcttcaaatttCTACTAGCACTAAAGGATCTATAAGCTCCGGTACCAAACCTCCTCTTTCTCCACTCTTggtttcaacaactccGCAATCCAAGTCTACCGGTGGAGGGATCCGAGACTACGAGATTATCAAACCCATTAGTAAGGGAGCATTTGGTTCCGTATTTTTGGCTAAACGAAGACTTACGGGCGACTACGTAGCTATCAAGtgcttgaagaaaagagacaTGATAGCCAAAAATCAAGTCTTGAATGTCAGATCTGAACGGGCAGTAATGATGAAACAGTCTGATTCAGCCTACGTTGCTCAATTGTATAGTACTTTTCAATCCAAGGACTACTTGTACTTGGTGATGGAATACTTAGTAGGTGGTGATTGTGGAACTTTGATCAAGACTTTGGGTACAGTTGATGTCGAATGGTCACGGCGCTACATTGCTGAAATCATTGTGGGTGTTAACGATCTTCACCAGCGCGGAATTATCCACCGTGACTTGAAGCCAGATAACATCTTGATAGATAGTGAGGGTCATCTCAAGTTGACCGATTTTGGCTTATCCAGAATAGGTGTTGTAGGAAGACAACATAGATCGCATCGTAAGAGCAGTTCTTCTGAAACCGGTATTGagttcttcagaagaagcatCACACAGCAACTGCACAAAGATCAGCCTCACAACCAGAGCCCGCTAGCTAACGTATCAGGATTGGGACTCGGTGGAGATTCGCCTTTATTGGAGTTTCATCACAAGAGAACCAGTTCTGTTACGCCATTCTCACTTTCGCCAACTGTTGAGCATGGAAAGAGTTCTGTAGGATCCTTGAATTCGCCAACTTTAACATTCTTAGAAAACTTTGCTCTGAATCAAACTCCCACTGCTGCTCCTCATAGGGGAAGCTCTATATTCAAGCCTACTGGTCGATCTGGTTCCAACTCGAGCGGAATTGAATCTCCCATTTTGAACCCGATACTCCCACGGACTTCGTCTGAATCGTCATTTGCAATAGTAGACGATGATTTTCAGGTCAGCCCCTCTCTGAACAATGGTACTTCTATAACATCTTATGCTTTGTTCGATCCCAAGAACGAAAAGGATACAGAGCTTAAGAAGTTTGTAGGAACCCCAGACTACTTGGCTCCAGAAACTATTGAGGGTTTAGGACAAGGTGAATCTTCTGATTGGTGGTCGTTGGGATGTATATTGTTTGAGTTTCTTTACGGCTATACTCCGTTCCATGCTGAAAGTCCGGACAAGGTGTTCAAGAATATCTTGGAAGGAGCCATAGATTGGCCAACTTtgtctgaagaagaagactacAAATTCTGTCCTCCTGATGCGAAGGATTTGATTAAGAGGCTCTTGACTTTGGATCCTACAGTGAGATTGGGAGTAAACGGAGCCGATGAAATCAAGCAGCATCCATTCTTTTCTGTAATCAACTGGGATACCCTCTTCGAAGAGAAGCCAGCCTTTGTGCCAGTATTGGATGATCCAGAGTCTACTGAGTACTTTGATGCTAGAGGTGCCCATTTAAGTCAATTCCCTCATGAAGACGAATCAGACGATGACAAAGCTTCATCTGTCACGGGCCAATTGTCTATTCCAAGCATGCCAGGAAGCGGcaccagagaaagaaggGGAAGCAAATTGGCAGATCTCACTGAGTTTGGTTCTTTCCAGTATCGTAATTTGAATGTGTTGGAAAAGCAGAATAAGGATGTTATCAACAGGTTCAAGAAGGAGCATTTGGAACACAGAAACAGTTTCtcgtcgtcatcttctgattctATACCTACAGGTAGATCACGAGGATTCTCGTTTACTGGTTCTGGTGGTAGTCCTTTCAAAAGGCCAGTTTCTCCTATagctgctgctggaggacgctcttcttcaccaagtaAATACACCGAACCGACTTCGGCATCTCCACATTCGATGAAGCATGAACGATTAGGATCGGGAATCAGTAACTACTCCAGTGGGGACGAAATAGATACCACTAGAGCCTCGGTCTTCCCCAAACAAGTTCTTAgagaattttcttcatcgaGCTCTGATACAGAAGACAACAAGTCGTCTGCTCTTTTGAGAATACGAAAGAGACGTGAAAGTTCCAGGTTACCAAGCAACTCGGTCGATAACGGAGACTCACTCATTGCGAAGAAAGATGTGGATGTATTATATTGTGAACCTATTTCTGTTGTTCGTCATAGTGTGACGaaattgttggagaaaGCGGGTTGTATCGTTGTTTCAATCACAGATGGAGACGAATTGATCAGGAGAGCCACAAGTCAAGTTAAGTTTGATCTCATTTTTACGGCTTTGAGATTACCTAAGGTTGAAGCAATAGATGCTATtaagttgatcaagtacACAACTGGAATTAACTCCTCTACTCCTGTGATTGCGGTGACTGGTTTTCCTGATGAAGCCAACGATTCTAAAGTGTTTTCATACGTTATCGAGAAACCAGTTGAGCTTGTACACATCCAGAAATGCATCCAGAAATTCTCAAACGACGAAGCTATTGAAAGCgatagtgaaaaatag
- a CDS encoding predicted protein gives MTRHNSYTTPWKLQYDQTLSQYYYINTVDGTITFDSPCEVSHSPSTVSTMSSNSVGPKHGFFHKLKRTASSTACPLQAEPKKRTSSSGSVLSKIGTALSLKSSKSRESSISSNGSHGKRVSNGSLYAEYSASEINSDVADFGSATLAMDTTATATPETSSMLSGLDDEFLLNNLTNFKNFAGTSMVTTAYNSDEDASIDSMQSDDEEEVHSFFDYTYIRDGSSNYYYYNDDEEEDEQDHIQQYNVDKELERRELRLEILKDFY, from the coding sequence ATGACGAGACACAATTCCTACACAACTCCATGGAAGTTGCAGTACGACCAGACCCTCAGCCAGTACTACTACATCAACACCGTAGACGGCACCATCACGTTCGACTCGCCCTGTGAGGTGAGCCACTCTCCTTCTACCGTGTCGACTATGTCGTCTAATTCCGTCGGCCCCAAACACGGCTTCTTCCACAAGTTGAAGCGCACAGCTTCGTCCACCGCCTGCCCTTTGCAGGCTGAACCCAAGAAAAGAACCTCCAGCTCCGGCTCGGTATTGTCGAAAATCGGCACCGCTTTGTCGTTGAAGTCGTCCAAGTCACGCGAGTCGTCCATATCTTCTAACGGCTCTCATGGCAAAAGAGTTTCTAACGGCTCGCTCTACGCTGAATATAGCGCTTCGGAAATAAATTCCGACGTCGCCGACTTTGGCTCCGCTACACTTGCCATGGATACGACTGCCACAGCTACACCCGAGACTTCGAGCATGTTGTCTGGATTAGATGACgaattcttgttgaacaaccTCACCAACTTTAAGAACTTTGCCGGAACGTCTATGGTGACTACAGCCTACAACAGCGATGAAGACGCCAGCATCGATTCCATGCAACTGgacgacgaagaggaagtgCATTCCTTTTTTGACTACACCTACATTAGAGACGGCAGCAGcaactactactactacaacgacgacgaagaggaagacgaacAGGACCACATTCAACAATATAACGTAGacaaagaattggaaagaagagaattgagATTGGAAATACTAAAGGATTTCTACTAA
- a CDS encoding predicted protein — MLFLTLWLFLSETVSALPLQCGANNSSSSLVSFETECVVSSELITYSNDASEDGDSDGPLPHFGINETTTKDSSYRVHKFDDGSTVSTRRFASENDLFKSEFWKKLQKGKDPATAMTTAIYIEDTGATLYFGPSEYRDDLEKRNPWRKPKSREVEMLEVQFGDKKKAHVTDIPVSWCVSSKLSSSGASYTQSYKWTKAITVSIDIHTSVNVYTAGAGVSAGNDDLSISLSNTGSITCNAAPGKKVQVFGSFAYAFFPFAKKRSVIFSKSRVSNGPWAKVVHGNPRLKSFGAIFFDLSSGPPNYFCVDDPNKLSCDEGSIVNNKFSDPAEGLLHVD, encoded by the coding sequence ATGCTTTTCTTAACTCTCTGGTTGTTCCTCTCAGAAACTGTCTCTGCACTTCCACTTCAATGTGGTGCCAACAACAGCCTGAGCTCTCTTGTCTCTTTCGAAACTGAATGTGTGGTAAGCTCAGAACTAATAACCTACTCAAATGATGCTTCCGAAGACGGAGATCTGGACGGTCCACTCCCTCACTTCGGAATTAATGAAACAACTACCAAAGATTCATCTTACCGTGTTCACAAATTTGACGATGGTTCCACTGTTAGCACTAGAAGGTTCGCATCTGAAAAtgacttgttcaagtctgaATTCTGGAAGAAACTCCAGAAAGGAAAGGATCCGGCAACCGCAATGACTACAGCCATTTACATAGAGGATACTGGCGCTACACTCTACTTTGGACCTTCTGAATACAGAgacgacttggaaaagagaaaCCCCTGGCGAAAGCCCAAGTCCAGGGAAGTTGAAATGTTGGAAGTTCAATTTGGggacaagaagaaagccCACGTAACTGATATTCCCGTTAGCTGGTGCGTTTCTTCCAAACTTTCTTCTAGTGGAGCTTCTTATACTCAAAGCTATAAGTGGACTAAGGCTATTACCGTCAGTATAGACATTCACACATCTGTAAATGTATACACTGCCGGAGCTGGTGTCAGTGCTGGTAATGATGATTTGTCGATTAGTCTTTCCAACACAGGAAGTATCACTTGTAACGCAGCTCCAGGAAAGAAGGTTCAAGTATTTGGATCTTTTGCTTATGCCTTCTTTCCGTTtgcaaagaaaagaagtgtgatcttttccaaaagtAGAGTATCCAATGGCCCCTGGGCTAAAGTGGTTCATGGAAATCCTCGTTTGAAATCCTTTGGGGCtatcttcttcgatttATCCAGTGGTCCCCCTAACTATTTTTGTGTTGATGACCCTAATAAGTTGAGTTGTGATGAAGGTAGTATTGTGAACAACAAGTTTTCTGATCCTGCTGAAGGACTACTACACGTTGATTAA
- a CDS encoding predicted protein (go_component intracellular~go_function exonuclease activity) — protein sequence MQALLRKTKKVDNPLVWIDCEMTGLDVFGDDHIIEVCCIITDGDLNVVDEEGYESTVYYSKERLDSMGEWCVSQHNSSGLVAKILDHPEQTLERVQQELLSYIVKYIPQSRVGILAGNSIHMDKIFLMKDMPRVTDHLHYRLVDVSTIMEFGRRHNPELMKCCPKKTGLHTAKSDILESLAQLKWYRDYYFKNKQETKDVVQAFQEEKMNE from the coding sequence ATGCAGGCGTTGCTTAgaaagacgaagaaagtGGACAATCCGCTCGTGTGGATCGACTGTGAGATGACGGGGTTAGATGTTTTTGGTGACGATCACATTATAGAGGTGTGTTGCATTATCACCGACGGAGACCTCAATGTcgtagatgaagaaggctaCGAGTCTACAGTGTACTACAGCAAAGAGCGATTGGATTCCATGGGCGAGTGGTGTGTTAGTCAACACAATCTGTCGGGGTTAGTagccaagatcttggatCATCCGGAACAAACGCTAGAAAGAGTACAACAGGAATTGCTTAGCTACATTGTAAAGTACATTCCACAATCGCGTGTTGGCATTCTTGCCGGCAATTCGATCCACATGGACAAgatattcttgatgaaagACATGCCTCGCGTAACAGACCATTTGCATTACCGGTTGGTGGATGTTTCTACGATCATGGAGTTCGGCCGTAGACACAATCCTGAGCTCATGAAGTGCTGTCCGAAAAAGACCGGGCTCCATACGGCAAAATCGGATATTCTTGAGAGTCTTGCCCAGTTGAAATGGTACCGTGACTActacttcaaaaacaagCAGGAAACAAAGGACGTTGTCCAGGCCTTTCAAGAGGAGAAGATGAACGAG
- a CDS encoding predicted protein: MISLDSFYLAYYLLHIPITVFIDSTIVVPPDSQLSISKSILEFHIAQNSDFLLVEKPLWFTLFGWVELVFQLPLFVYFSYKIARNHTHDGLYLVLSVVYGFNAAFTTFVCIGYALIQGESYGLTSSQTLQLAAIYVPYLLIPGLILIDSGSRLVGLVSQKEKSE; the protein is encoded by the coding sequence ATGATCTCGTTAGACTCCTTCTATTTGGCATACTACCTTCTTCATATACCCATCACCGTCTTTATCGACTCTACAATTGTGGTACCTCCAGACAGTCAGCTTTCGATCTCAAAACtgattcttgaatttcatATAGCCCAGAACAGCgattttcttctcgttGAAAAGCCATTGTGGTTTACCCTCTTTGGATGGGTCGAGTTGGTATTCCAGTTGCCGTTGTTTGTATACTTTTCTTATAAGATCGCCAGAAATCACACTCACGATGGTCTCTACTTGGTTTTATCCGTGGTGTATGGCTTCAATGCCGCTTTCACCACGTTTGTGTGTATTGGCTACGCTCTTATTCAAGGTGAGTCTTACGGCTTGACCTCTAGCCAAACTTTGCAATTGGCTGCTATCTACGTTCCGTACTTGCTCATTCCAGGCTTGATCTTGATTGACTCTGGTTCACGCTTAGTGGGCTTGGTATCccaaaaggaaaagctGGAATAG